The uncultured Desulfovibrio sp. DNA window AAGATTTCCGGGAACTGGTCGCCACGGGCAATCCCGCCTGGCGTCTGGCCCTTGCGCCTGAGGCCATTGCCGCGGCGTTGCAGGAGCAACGTCTGCTGCCGTCTCTTTTTCTCTATTTTGTGACAGTGGCGGCGGCCCGTGGCCTGCGCTGCGCGGGAGGGATTTTTCAGACCTCCTACCTGCCCCGCATGCTGGGGGGACTTGTCACTTCCCTGCGCCGCTGCGGCGAAACGAGCCTGGCCCACCGCCTTGCCGCCGCTTTTGCTCCCTGCCCGGCCTGCACGGGACTGCTCCCCCTGCGCCTGCCCTGCCCGGATGCGCCTGAGGAACCGGACGACACCATGGGCCGGGGAGCCGGCGCGGCCGATGTCTGGCTGGCCGGCGGCCTGTCTGCCCGGCTGTGGGAGACCATGCGCCGGACGCGAGTGGAACAGGCCCTGGCCGTTTCCCTGCCCTATCACTATGCCGATCTGGCCGGCAGCGAGGCACGGCCGGAACTGTATGCGGAACTGCGGCAAGCAGCCCGGTCCGCCGGTCCGCTGCCTGTTCTTGCTGCCACCGAAACGGAGACTGCCCATGCCTGAGCTGCTCATGAACATGGATGCCCTGGTGCATAACCTGCACTGTATCAACCAGCTGGAACAGACCTGGGGATTTTCCTTTCTGCCGGTGCTGAAAATGGTGGCCTCACATCCGGCTGTGGTTTCCTGCCTGCGGCAGCACGGCTATACCCGCTACGGGGTTGCTGACCTGACGGAGCAATGCTGCCTTGGCGAAAAAAAGCCGGCACGGGACGAGCGGGTGCTCATCAACCTGCCTGCGCCCGGCAAGGCCGACGAGGTGGTACGCCATTTTGCCCGCAGTCCCTTTTCCTGCGAGGAAACCTTCCGTGCGCTGGATGTTGCCGCCCGTCAGGCCGGCCTGTGCCATGAGGCGCTGCTCATGGTGGACCTGGGCGACATGCGCGAGGGCGTTCCCCTGTCCGCAGCGCCGGCCCTGCTGCGCCGGGTGGCCGCGGCATCACGCCGGGCAGGCAGTGCTCCCGGCGCCCACGTGGCAGGGCTGGGGGTCAATATGGGCTGTCTCTACGGCGCCTGCCCGGATGCCCTGAACATGCGCCAGCTGGAAGAGCTGGCAGCCCAAGCCGAAAGTCTGCTGGGGCATGCCCTGCACCGGGTCAGCCTGGGCGGCAGCATCTTCTGGAACTGGTTTGCCCGGCAGGAGACGTACAGACCCACCCTGCCGCCGGGCTGTGTGCTGGAATTCCGCATGGGCGATCCCCTGCTTCTCGGCCACGACATCTACCGGGAATGTCCCCTGCTGGGAGCAGACTTCCGGCAGGATATCTTCAGCCTGAGCGCCACGGTGCTTGAAGTGATAGAGCGGGATATCCGCCCGCCGCGCCTCTGCGTGCGCAACGGACGCGGCCTTGTGGTCTCCTGCCATCATCGCGGCAGGCGCCTGCGTGCCCTGGTGGACTGCGGCAGCCTGCATACCGACGTTTCCGGCCTGTCCCTGGACCTGCCCGGCGGCAGCGTAGTGGACTACAGCGGCAATTATACCATTCTTGACCTGACCGACTGCCCGCACATTCCGGCGGTGGGACAGGCGCTGCACTTCACCCCCTCCTACTGGGCCGTTGCGCGCGCCTGCCGCACGCCGCAGGTCCCCATCCGCCTCATCAGCGACCGGCACGAACCAGTTCCCCTTTCCCGCTTCCAGCCGGATGCCGGGCACGCCTAACCGGCATCCGTTTTTTCAGGAGATTCTCTCATGACGAGCCTTTTTCCCGTTCTGCGAATCCTGGCCCTGGCCCTGCCGCTCTGTCTCTACGCCCTTTGCGCCGCTGCCCGCCCGGCTGCCACACCGGCAGCGACGGATAACGAACGGGTCTGGCGGGTCATTTATGTGGAAGGCGGCCCCTTTTCCGATTATCAGCGCATCTTTCACGGTCTGGCCCTGGGTCTGCAACAGCGCGGCCTCATCGAAAACGGGCACGTGCCCATTCCGTCCGACAGCGAAGACGCCCAGAGCATGTGGAACTGGATGGCTGCCCACGCCGGGGGCAAACGTCTGGTCTTTCTGCCAGACGGCTTCTATTCCGCCGGCTGGGATGCCGGCCGCCGCAAGACCATACAGCGGGAAATCCTGCAACGCATCACGACCCGGGGGGATGTGGACCTGATTCTGGCCTTCGGTACCTGGGCCGGGCAGGACTGTGCCGCCCTGGACATTCAGGTGCCGGTGGTGGTGTCGTCCGTAACCAATGCCGTGGCGGCCGGCATCATTCCCTCCATCAGCGATTCCGGACGAGACAATCTGGTTGCGCCCATTGAACCGGACCGTTTCAAGCGGCAGGTGCTGCTGTTCCATGACATCTTCGGCTTCAAAAAACTGGGCATCGCCTATGAGGACACCCCGTCGGGGCGCAGCAGCATTGCGCTCAACGAAATCGAGGACGCGGCACAGGAACTGGGCATTACCCTGCTGCGCTGCACGGATACCTTTGACGTACAGGAGGCGTCCCTGGCCTCGGACCGGCTGGAAGCCTGCCACAGGAATCTGGTGGAACAGGGGGCCGACGCCGTCTACCTGACCTATAATGTGGGCCTCCAGGCCAGTGCCATGCGCCGTGTGCTGCAACCTCTGGCCGATGCCCACATTCCCACCTTCTCCCAGCTCGGCGTGCCGGATGTGATACACGGGGCCCTGCTCAGCGTGGCCCAGTCCAACGCCGATGAAGAAGGCAAGTTCAGCGCCGAACTGGTGGATGCCATCATCCATGGCGCCCTGCCGCGGGACCTTTCGCCCATTTTCGAAAGCCCCGTGAGCATGGCCCTCAATCTGTTCATGGCGACGCTCATCGGCTGGAACCCGCCCCTGGAAGTGCTGGCCGCCGTGGATGAATTCTATCAGGACATGAAGTAGGCCTGCCCTCCCGGCAGGGACGGGAACCGCTCCGGCAGCGCAGGCCGCCTGTGCCATGCGCAGCCGGGAAGCGCCCTGCGTGGCTCCCCCTGCCGCACGGGCTGGCATACCGTATGCAAACGATGTAGCATACGTCTGTCAGACGGCAGACGCTTTCCCCGTTATTCAACGCAAGGAGTCATCCATGTCTTCCCGCATTCATGCCGATCCTGTGCTGCAACAGCAGCTGGCACAGCGCGGCATTACGGAAAAAACCGGTATATTTGGCCAACACAAGGTTCAGCTGGGCACAGCCTCACCCATCAGACTGGATTCCATCAAGGGCAACTCCGTTCCCTTTCAGGGCTTTCGCACTGCCACAAAAGTTGCCAGAGGGCATGACGGGCTGATGGCGTCTTCCCGCGATGTTTTGCAGGCGCTGACGGCCCCGGGAGACCTGCGGGCAGACAAGCTGCTTGCGGCCCTCAAGACCACCGCAGAATACCGGACCCTCCTGGACCGGCTGGGCCAGCTT harbors:
- a CDS encoding alanine racemase is translated as MPELLMNMDALVHNLHCINQLEQTWGFSFLPVLKMVASHPAVVSCLRQHGYTRYGVADLTEQCCLGEKKPARDERVLINLPAPGKADEVVRHFARSPFSCEETFRALDVAARQAGLCHEALLMVDLGDMREGVPLSAAPALLRRVAAASRRAGSAPGAHVAGLGVNMGCLYGACPDALNMRQLEELAAQAESLLGHALHRVSLGGSIFWNWFARQETYRPTLPPGCVLEFRMGDPLLLGHDIYRECPLLGADFRQDIFSLSATVLEVIERDIRPPRLCVRNGRGLVVSCHHRGRRLRALVDCGSLHTDVSGLSLDLPGGSVVDYSGNYTILDLTDCPHIPAVGQALHFTPSYWAVARACRTPQVPIRLISDRHEPVPLSRFQPDAGHA
- a CDS encoding ABC transporter substrate binding protein, whose protein sequence is MTSLFPVLRILALALPLCLYALCAAARPAATPAATDNERVWRVIYVEGGPFSDYQRIFHGLALGLQQRGLIENGHVPIPSDSEDAQSMWNWMAAHAGGKRLVFLPDGFYSAGWDAGRRKTIQREILQRITTRGDVDLILAFGTWAGQDCAALDIQVPVVVSSVTNAVAAGIIPSISDSGRDNLVAPIEPDRFKRQVLLFHDIFGFKKLGIAYEDTPSGRSSIALNEIEDAAQELGITLLRCTDTFDVQEASLASDRLEACHRNLVEQGADAVYLTYNVGLQASAMRRVLQPLADAHIPTFSQLGVPDVIHGALLSVAQSNADEEGKFSAELVDAIIHGALPRDLSPIFESPVSMALNLFMATLIGWNPPLEVLAAVDEFYQDMK